In a genomic window of Quercus lobata isolate SW786 chromosome 4, ValleyOak3.0 Primary Assembly, whole genome shotgun sequence:
- the LOC115984630 gene encoding uncharacterized protein LOC115984630 produces MVQTSKHIHSKREIWQCTSIPTSCSWVSFAITGILFSGNNNNMVVGDDCQGDMQGLVAQCAMYVQKSLPKMNPSQQCCSVIQKADMPCVCQHVTKDVEKIIDMEKVIFVAQYCGRPVAPGTTCGSYTVPSPPPIA; encoded by the coding sequence ATGGTCCAAACCAGCAAACACATACATTCAAAGAGAGAGATATGGCAATGTACTTCAATACCAACATCTTGCTCTTGGGTTTCTTTCGCCATTACTGGGATTCTGTTCTCTGGGAACAACAACAACATGGTTGTTGGCGACGATTGCCAAGGTGACATGCAGGGATTGGTAGCTCAATGTGCTATGTACGTTCAGAAGAGTTTGCCAAAGATGAACCCATCTCAACAATGCTGTAGTGTTATCCAGAAGGCGGACATGCCATGCGTGTGCCAGCACGTAACCAAGGATGTTGAGAAGATAATTGACATGGAGAAAGTGATCTTTGTAGCACAGTACTGTGGCAGGCCAGTGGCCCCTGGGACCACCTGTGGAA